ATCACAACCTTGATTTCACCCTTGATTTCGGACGACGCGCGCAGCTCCACAACGTATTCCCCCAGGTGCTTAATCGGCGAGGCGAGCCGGACAAACTTGCGATTCAAATCTGTGCCAAACGACGCCTTTAGTGCGTCGCTGACGGTCTGGTTCGTCACGGCGCCGAAAAGCCTGTTTTCCTGGCCGGCCCGCATATAAATCGTGATCGACTTTCCGGTAAGACGCTCGATGATTTCTTTCTCTTCCTTGAGACGAGCGAGGCGTCGCTCTTCTCCGGCCTTTTTGATCTGGCCGATG
This window of the bacterium genome carries:
- a CDS encoding 50S ribosomal protein L9, with protein sequence MKVVLLDDVDNLGEAGEVVTVKPGYGRNWLIPNKLADFARPDVLNRIGQIKKAGEERRLARLKEEKEIIERLTGKSITIYMRAGQENRLFGAVTNQTVSDALKASFGTDLNRKFVRLASPIKHLGEYVVELRASSEIKGEIKVVIKSEDERESDIAQAAASDAASAPDESSSPAEG